One Tachypleus tridentatus isolate NWPU-2018 chromosome 3, ASM421037v1, whole genome shotgun sequence DNA window includes the following coding sequences:
- the LOC143246893 gene encoding uncharacterized protein LOC143246893 yields the protein MNSGKAFGWVTVGNIHLPFIFRLCQRYVAVKIVQQEIVKKFAGLLPPYVFTCTNIKSHYITKREAKLLNEINGHHCGFQYAKDEFTSKDLIVSLADVIKFYDFLKLCQEKLTSSPSSDYTRKRDCGLLKVNETIIPYVQTEVSKILPVCMLPENVLQCETTKGTQWDVAYMRFLCQVAGLDKTKVKPDTAFVAVDNLSTANSELGIVIAEWWPETIPLVKKPVSSPHAQNYTNATNEVTVMNSKTKQKTSKACDTLGRTKQLSFSELSDNFSIQRHTYHIVPRSEGSMPSLTASCRVKEVLKDGFCLKDHWGKLIPNQTLLFGGLTAVPACGYFVRPSASETRQPATCENLVESSLEEGSENESSLPTITEETESHETIQASTKEPTSCSLVERTDRTSQVIQLKTDTTDKDSTPINMSSTTMPVVPKVILTATDINTLYANSKYPVEVIIPLPVQSQTLNMDNTEAQLSVEKCSSGFSSGYVDSESEKDNSLILSETTGFFVPNISYSVSEVNIHGKSLLAVNMDSSPEPVLVTSLTEVVNNFETGTVTSCESVLQNVLKVHMYPCNSQQRQVLVNHGAEVKPDDKLVEIKDLQKYMPQLLYMFKKTGATPKNLESSEPPPLKKVCTEAEETDYVLMCSNC from the exons ATGAACAGTGGTAAAGCTTTCGGATGGGTAACCGTCGGTAATATTCACTTGCCTTTTATATTTCGTTTGTGTCAAAGATACGTTGCAGTTAAAATTGTACAACAAGAAATAGTGAAGAAGTTTGCTGGACTGTTACCACCTTACGTCTTCACGTGCACAAACATCAAAAGTCACTACATTACAAAAAGGGAAGCAAAACTCTTGAATGAAATTAATGGACATCATTGTGGTTTTCAATATGCAAAAGATGAGTTTACAAGCAAAGACTTGATTGTTTCTTTGGCAGATGTCATCAAATTTTATGACTTTTTAAAGTTGTGCCAAGAGAAACTTACCAGTTCTCCTTCCTCTGACTATACACGAAAAAGAGATTGTGGTTTGTTGAAGGTGAATGAAACTATAATACCATATGTGCAGACAGAAGTATCAAAAATCCTACCAGTTTGCATGTTACCTGAGAATGTATTGCAGTGTGAAACAACAAAAGGAACTCAATGGGATGTTGCTTACATGAGGTTTTTATGCCAAGTTGCAGGTTTGgataaaacaaaagtgaaaccTGATACTGCCTTTGTAGCAGTAGATAATCTATCAACTGCCAATTCCGAGTTGGGAATTGTTATAGCTGAATGGTGGCCAGAAACCATACCTTTGGTTAAAAAACCTGTCTCTTCCCCTCATGCTCAAAATTACACAAATGCAACGAATGAGGTGACAGTAATGAACtctaagacaaaacaaaaaacaagtaaagcATGTGATACTTTGGGGAGGACAAAACAACTAAGTTTCAGTGAACTGTCTGATAATTTTAGCATACAACGACATACTTACCACATAGTCCCTAGATCAGAAGGAAGCATGCCTAGTTTAACTGCATCTTGTAGAGTTAAGGAGGTTCTAAAAGATGGGTTTTGTCTGAAGGATCACTGGGGAAAACTTATACCAAACCAAACACTCTTATTTGGTGGATTAACAGCAGTTCCTGCTTGTGGTTACTTTGTGAGACCATCTGCTTCAGAAACCAGACAGCCTGCTACTTGTGAAAACTTAGTTGAATCATCTTTAGAAGAAGGAAGTGAAAATGAAAGCAGTTTACCTACAATAACAGAAGAAACCGAGTCTCACGAAACAATCCAGGCCTCCACAAAAGAACCCACTTCCTGCAGTCTTGTTGAAAGAACCGATAGGACATCACAAGTGATACAGTTGAAAACAGACACAACTGACAAGGATTCCACTCCAATAAACATGTCCTCTACTACAATGCCAGTGGTTCCAAAGGTTATTCTAACTGCAACAGATATTAACACACTGTATGCTAACTCCAAATATCCTGTGGAAGTGATAATACCATTACCTGTTCAATCTCAAACTTTAAATATGGACAACACTGAAGCCCAGCTTAGTGTTGAGAAGTGCTCTTCTGGGTTCTCGAGTGGTTATGTGGATTCAGAATCTGAAAAAGACAACTCTCTTATACTGTCGGAGACGACGGGCTTCTTTGTTCCTAACATCAGTTACTCCGTCTCGGAGGTCAACATTCATGGAAAGAGTCTTCTGGCTGTGAACATGGATTCTTCTCCGGAACCAGTTCTGGTGACGAGTCTGACCGAAGTGGTAAACAACTTCGAGACTGGAACAGTAACATCATGTGAATCCGTGTTACAAAATGTATTGAAGGTACACATGTATCCATGCAATAG CCAACAGAGACAAGTTCTGGTTAATCATGGAGCTGAAGTCAAACCTGACGACAAGCTGGTTGAGATCAAAGACTTACAGAAGTACATGCCTCAGTTATTGTACATGTTCAAGAAAACTGGTGCAACTCCCAAAAATCTAGAAAGTTCTGAACCACCACCCTTAAAGAAAGTGTGTACTGAGGCTGAAGAGACTGATTACGTATTAATGTGTAGTAATTGTTGA
- the LOC143246892 gene encoding ATPase family gene 2 protein homolog B-like isoform X1: MKGYDVFVKVVVTSIHQVIKWRKAMSRLSRWVASIIRGNNLKDGNIIECIHHPLGQLCKIFCIVIEETIPNQTSRKFQVKVKSIISRERYEQDINSKGQRLILLGGLNSPELYLKHLVSFPLLYPRSLCKLGLESFKGVLLTGPPGGGKTSLVKKVAIDCKALLVTVRGPELCHSEPGESEMELRKVFEDIQLESEEGPTILFIDEIDSICPKRHSGISSHSRRLLAQLLILMDGLDVRNKFVIIGATNRPDLLDSAIRRPGRFDKEVFIGIPTFEQREEIFRVLTLGLNLASNVDLTELALHTPGYVGGDIELLCQEATFTCLRNHRNIDFNGEQADIQVSREDFMEVLKQMCPSSQRSSSWQCDVKPVKWSDIGGLEQVKRRMQIAVEWPLLYPEAFARMGISKPRGVLLFGPPGCCKTNLVQAAATNCHVTFLAVSGAQIFSPLVGDSERSISQVFHHARLGAPSIVFIDELDSVVGKRAAAKHQSVQERVLSTLLNELDGVGIRIEDKRGTLEYEGTPTLEIQKSQLSVDNNDVMVVGATNRPDLVDEALLRPGRFDMIIYVPPPDGQGRESILKVLTKNMPLADCDLTWLAENTHLFSGADLENLCREAALEALEEDGFEALAVRNHHFIRALKKTKPSLTEVQLNYYNRLATRFINKSSR, from the exons atGAAGGGAtacgatgtatttgttaaagtTGTGGTAACCTCTATTCATCAAGTCATAAAATGGAGGAAAGCGATGTCACGTCTCAGTCGCTGGGTCGCGtctataataagaggtaacaatCTTAAAGATGGAAATATTATTGAATGCATCCATCATCCACTTGGTCAgttgtgcaaaatattttgtattgtaattgAAGAAACAATTCCAAATCAGACATCTCGTAAATTTCAGGTAAAGGTGAAATCTATTATAAGTCGAGAGAGATATGAACAAGATATTAATTCTAAAGGTCAAAGACTTATCCTTCTTGGAGGACTAAACTCTCCAGAGTTATATCTGAAACATCTTGTCAGCTTTCCACTTCTTTATCCCCGCAGTTTGTGTAAATTAGGTCTTGAAAGTTTTAAAGGAGTACTATTGACAGGGCCACCTGGTGGTGGTAAAACGTCACTTGTTAAGAAAGTTGCTATTGATTGTAAAGCACTTCTTGTAACAGTGAGAGGCCCTGAACTCTGTCATTCTGAACCAGGAGAGAGTGAAATGGAACTACGAAAAGTGTTCGAGGACATTCAGCTTGAGAGTGAGGAAGGCCCTACGATTCTGTTTATTGATGAAATTGACAGCATTTGTCCAAAAAGACATTCTGGAATTAGTTCTCATAGCAGAAGACTTCTTGCTCAACTTCTAATTCTCATGGATGGCTTGGATGTTAGAAACAAGTTTGTTATAATTGGTGCAACAAACAGGCCTGACCTTCTTGACAGTGCTATACGAAGACCTGGCAGGTTTGATAAAGAG GTATTTATAGGAATCCCAACATTTGAGCAAAGGGAAGAGATTTTTAGAGTGTTGACCCTTGGTTTAAACCTTGCTTCAAATGTTGATCTTACTGAGCTTGCCCTCCACACACCAGGTTATGTTGGAGGTGACATTGAACTACTCTGCCAAGAAGCTACCTTCACTTGCTTAAGAAATCATCGTAATATTGACTTTAATGGAGAACAAGCT GACATACAGGTTTCTCGAGAAGATTTTATGGAAGTTTTAAAACAGATGTGCCCTTCAAGTCAGAGGAGTTCTTCCTGGCAGTGTGATGTAAAACCAGTCAAATGGTCTGATATTGGTGGACTGGAACAGGTCAAACGAAGGATGCAGATT GCTGTCGAATGGCCCCTTCTGTACCCTGAAGCTTTTGCCCGTATGGGAATTTCCAAGCCTCGAGGAGTGCTACTGTTTGGCCCTCCAGGTTGCTGCAAGACAAATTTAGTCCAAGCAGCAGCTACAAATTGTCATGTTACGTTCTTGGCTGTTAGTGGAGCCCAGATATTTTCACCGTTAGTAGGTGACTCTGAACGATCCATCTCCCAG GTTTTTCACCATGCAAGACTTGGAGCACCGTCCATAGTTTTTATCGATGAATTAGACTCTGTGGTTGGAAAGCGGGCAGCTGCTAAGCACCAGAGTGTCCAGGAGAGAGTTTTATCTACATTATTAAATGAACTGGATGGTGTAG GTATCAGAATTGAAGACAAAAGAGGAACACTTGAATATGAAGGGACTCCTACTCtagaaattcag aaatcTCAATTATCCGTAGATAATAATGATGTTATGGTTGTTGGTGCAACCAATCGTCCTGACCTTGTTGACGAAGCTCTTCTTAGGCCTGGAAGATTTGATATGATCATTTATGTTCCACCACCAGATGGCCAG GGAAGAGAGTcgattttaaaagtattaacgaAGAACATGCCTCTAGCAGACTGTGACTTGACCTGGCTGGCTGAAAATACACACTTATTTTCTGGTGCTGACTTAGAAAACTTGTGCAGAGAG GCAGCTCTTGAAGCTTTAGAAGAGGATGGCTTTGAAGCTCTTGCTGTAAGAAATCACCATTTTATTCGTGCCTTGAAAAAAACCAAGCCATCTTTAACGGAAGTTCAACTTAATTATTACAACAGACTGGCCACAAGATTTATTAACAAGTCTTcaaggtag
- the LOC143246892 gene encoding ATPase family gene 2 protein homolog B-like isoform X2 produces the protein MKGYDVFVKVVVTSIHQVIKWRKAMSRLSRWVASIIRGNNLKDGNIIECIHHPLGQLCKIFCIVIEETIPNQTSRKFQVKVKSIISRERYEQDINSKGQRLILLGGLNSPELYLKHLVSFPLLYPRSLCKLGLESFKGVLLTGPPGGGKTSLVKKVAIDCKALLVTVRGPELCHSEPGESEMELRKVFEDIQLESEEGPTILFIDEIDSICPKRHSGISSHSRRLLAQLLILMDGLDVRNKFVIIGATNRPDLLDSAIRRPGRFDKEVFIGIPTFEQREEIFRVLTLGLNLASNVDLTELALHTPGYVGGDIELLCQEATFTCLRNHRNIDFNGEQADIQVSREDFMEVLKQMCPSSQRSSSWQCDVKPVKWSDIGGLEQVKRRMQIAVEWPLLYPEAFARMGISKPRGVLLFGPPGCCKTNLVQAAATNCHVTFLAVSGAQIFSPLVGDSERSISQVFHHARLGAPSIVFIDELDSVVGKRAAAKHQSVQERVLSTLLNELDGVGIRIEDKRGTLEYEGTPTLEIQFPVKGNIASC, from the exons atGAAGGGAtacgatgtatttgttaaagtTGTGGTAACCTCTATTCATCAAGTCATAAAATGGAGGAAAGCGATGTCACGTCTCAGTCGCTGGGTCGCGtctataataagaggtaacaatCTTAAAGATGGAAATATTATTGAATGCATCCATCATCCACTTGGTCAgttgtgcaaaatattttgtattgtaattgAAGAAACAATTCCAAATCAGACATCTCGTAAATTTCAGGTAAAGGTGAAATCTATTATAAGTCGAGAGAGATATGAACAAGATATTAATTCTAAAGGTCAAAGACTTATCCTTCTTGGAGGACTAAACTCTCCAGAGTTATATCTGAAACATCTTGTCAGCTTTCCACTTCTTTATCCCCGCAGTTTGTGTAAATTAGGTCTTGAAAGTTTTAAAGGAGTACTATTGACAGGGCCACCTGGTGGTGGTAAAACGTCACTTGTTAAGAAAGTTGCTATTGATTGTAAAGCACTTCTTGTAACAGTGAGAGGCCCTGAACTCTGTCATTCTGAACCAGGAGAGAGTGAAATGGAACTACGAAAAGTGTTCGAGGACATTCAGCTTGAGAGTGAGGAAGGCCCTACGATTCTGTTTATTGATGAAATTGACAGCATTTGTCCAAAAAGACATTCTGGAATTAGTTCTCATAGCAGAAGACTTCTTGCTCAACTTCTAATTCTCATGGATGGCTTGGATGTTAGAAACAAGTTTGTTATAATTGGTGCAACAAACAGGCCTGACCTTCTTGACAGTGCTATACGAAGACCTGGCAGGTTTGATAAAGAG GTATTTATAGGAATCCCAACATTTGAGCAAAGGGAAGAGATTTTTAGAGTGTTGACCCTTGGTTTAAACCTTGCTTCAAATGTTGATCTTACTGAGCTTGCCCTCCACACACCAGGTTATGTTGGAGGTGACATTGAACTACTCTGCCAAGAAGCTACCTTCACTTGCTTAAGAAATCATCGTAATATTGACTTTAATGGAGAACAAGCT GACATACAGGTTTCTCGAGAAGATTTTATGGAAGTTTTAAAACAGATGTGCCCTTCAAGTCAGAGGAGTTCTTCCTGGCAGTGTGATGTAAAACCAGTCAAATGGTCTGATATTGGTGGACTGGAACAGGTCAAACGAAGGATGCAGATT GCTGTCGAATGGCCCCTTCTGTACCCTGAAGCTTTTGCCCGTATGGGAATTTCCAAGCCTCGAGGAGTGCTACTGTTTGGCCCTCCAGGTTGCTGCAAGACAAATTTAGTCCAAGCAGCAGCTACAAATTGTCATGTTACGTTCTTGGCTGTTAGTGGAGCCCAGATATTTTCACCGTTAGTAGGTGACTCTGAACGATCCATCTCCCAG GTTTTTCACCATGCAAGACTTGGAGCACCGTCCATAGTTTTTATCGATGAATTAGACTCTGTGGTTGGAAAGCGGGCAGCTGCTAAGCACCAGAGTGTCCAGGAGAGAGTTTTATCTACATTATTAAATGAACTGGATGGTGTAG GTATCAGAATTGAAGACAAAAGAGGAACACTTGAATATGAAGGGACTCCTACTCtagaaattcag TTTCCAGTGAAAGGTAACATTGCATCCTGTTGA
- the mRpL54 gene encoding mitochondrial ribosomal protein L54, which produces MIKIKMATTVTLNIKRTFITFKNFTKNNLLGTSWTPHNASKLGYAKKPSIAGLGGKGKGSVGVAVQKKRLPVETDPHKLVNYVCGSNIYTDGQDVKIKDDNEYPDWIWDLRLGPLPSLEELNPNTLQYWERLHRLNIARGNRLLKTKRLGEMRVNEKEKLEKLKAIRFRALAFHHYDPGVKVKGIE; this is translated from the exons atgattaaaataaaaatggctactaCTGTAACGTTGAACATAAAAAGGACCTTTATCACGTTTAAAAACTTTACGAAGAATAATTTGTTAGGTACTTCCTGGACACCACACAACGCTTCAAAATTAGGATATGCTAAAAAGCCATCGATAG CTGGACTGGGAGGAAAAGGTAAAGGATCAGTTGGTGTGGCTGTGCAAAAGAAAAGGTTACCAGTTGAAACAGATCCTCACAAGCTGGTCAATTACGTTTGTGGTAGCAACATCTATACAGATGGGCAGGATGTAAAAATTAAAGATGACAACGAATATCCTGATTGGATCTGGGATCTCAGATTAGGTCCTCTTCCTTCACTAGAAGAGTTAAATCCAAACACCTTGCAATATTGGGAAAGGCTACACCGTTTGAACATTGCTAGAGGAAATAGACTTTTAAAAACTAAGAGACTCGGTGAGATGCGTGTGAACGAAAAGGAGAAACTTGAAAAGTTGAAGGCTATTAGGTTTAGAGCTCTTGCTTTTCACCATTATGACCCTGGGGTGAAGGTGAAAGGTATTGAATAG